The following proteins are co-located in the Telopea speciosissima isolate NSW1024214 ecotype Mountain lineage chromosome 9, Tspe_v1, whole genome shotgun sequence genome:
- the LOC122641069 gene encoding serine acetyltransferase 1, chloroplastic-like: MSTCVDNSCYDSDRTQVVDHLLFNYVQFSRPNFPDVVTCAPITHQDQNTSVSSATVDGGEDRGDEIWLKVREEAQRDVEQEPILSGYYFCTILAHDSLEKALATHLATKLSNSSLCSHTLVEVFSGVFKEDPEIRKAMRDDLRAAKERDPACISYVQCLLNYKGFQACQAHRVAHKLWSQGRNVLALLIQNRVSEVFAVDIHPGAKIGRGILLDHATGVVIGETAVVGNNVSILHNVTLGGTGKQSGDRHPKIGDGVLVGAGTQVLGNVRVGEGAKIGAGSVVLKEVPAWTTAVGNPARLLGGKENPIMSNKIPSFTMDHTSFLNDWSDYVI; encoded by the coding sequence ATGTCCACCTGCGTCGACAACTCCTGCTACGATTCAGATCGAACCCAGGTAGTCGATCATCTTCTTTTCAATTACGTTCAATTCTCTAGACCCAATTTTCCCGATGTCGTCACTTGTGCTCCCATCACTCATCAAGATCAAAACACCTCTGTCTCTTCTGCCACCGTCGACGGTGGAGAAGACAGAGGAGATGAGATTTGGTTAAAGGTGAGAGAAGAAGCTCAGCGCGATGTGGAGCAAGAACCCATCTTGTCTGGCTACTACTTCTGCACAATTCTAGCCCATGATTCTCTGGAAAAGGCGCTAGCGACACATTTGGCGACGAAACTGAGCAATTCTTCCCTTTGCTCTCATACCCTGGTTGAGGTCTTTTCCGGTGTCTTCAAGGAAGACCCAGAGATCAGAAAGGCGATGAGGGACGATCTCAGGGCGGCCAAGGAACGTGACCCGGCCTGTATCAGTTACGTGCAATGTCTCCTTAATTACAAGGGCTTCCAGGCCTGTCAAGCCCATAGGGTAGCCCATAAGCTATGGTCTCAGGGCCGGAATGTGTTGGCCCTGTTAATTCAAAACCGTGTCTCTGAGGTGTTCGCTGTGGATATCCACCCGGGAGCAAAGATCGGGCGGGGCATTTTGCTGGACCATGCGACCGGAGTCGTGATCGGTGAGACGGCGGTGGTGGGTAACAATGTCTCCATCCTACATAATGTCACCTTAGGAGGTACAGGAAAGCAATCTGGAGATAGACACCCAAAGATTGGAGATGGGGTTTTGGTGGGAGCAGGGACCCAAGTTTTGGGTAATGTTCGGGTTGGAGAAGGGGCTAAGATTGGTGCCGGGTCAGTGGTACTAAAGGAAGTACCTGCTTGGACTACTGCCGTCGGAAATCCGGCCAGATTGCTTGGTGGCAAAGAGAACCCGATTATGTCAAATAAGATCCCTAGCTTCACCATGGATCACACCTCTTTTCTCAATGACTGGTCTGATTATGTAATATAG